The region TGGCAAAGAGTAGCAGTTCACCACGAGGTTCGCCCTAGACGCTCAGATGAAACCTCATCCGGAGATCGGCGTGCATCGCCAAGGGCGAGGACAGAGTGCCCCTTCCCGCCTTCAATTATACAAGGGCGAGGCTCCCGCCGAGCCTTCTGCCTCTGAAAGGCTAACCCCTCGTCAGGGTCCACCAGGCTCCTCCCCGACGGCTACCCAGACGCGCCTCGATCACAAACAGAAGACCATCCGTGAGAGCCATATATTTCGCCTCCATCGGGTTGTACACGCGAGGCACGTCGCTTTCTTTCAGCACGAGGGAGTACCGGCCATCTGCCTGGGGTTCCATCGTGCGCCAGCGGAAGGTATCGGGAACCAGCCGCACCCGCACCTGCGCTCTCGCGGCAGGCTTCCCATCTGGCTGCCAGACCGTCGCCTCTATCCGCCACTCGCTGCCCGCTCGGGTCACCGCAGGACGTATCGCCAGGCTTTCGGTGACTTGCCTCGACAGGGCAAAGGCTTTGGCAAAGCGCTGCGCCCCGCAGTGCGAGTGTGCGGCAGCAAGCCATGCCTCGAAGGCGGCTGTGTCCACGCCGAGCCTGCGCCAGTGTCTGATAGTGTTCTCTGCGTTAAGGATTTGCGCCTCGCACACTGCGCGGGACGCCTCCCGCTCCAGCACCAGCAGGCGCGTGCCGAAAGGCTGCAGCGACACCCGAACCGGCAGCTTGCGGCTGAGCACCTGCCCGCTGATGGCATCGCGCACCGTGTAGCCCGGTTCATTCCCCTGCAGCAACTGTGAGTCGAGCGACACCTGCACCTCACGCGCAAAGTTGGTCCGATGGAGCAACACCACCACCAGATTCGTGCCGTCGGCGAGAGGCAAACACTCCACGCCTTTTGCCCAGCCTGCATCATCGGGGTTGGTTACCTGTACTGGGCGCAATAGCGCCATCTGCTCCAGCTGCCGTTCTATCTGTTCCACGGGCAAAGGACGCACCTTCACAGACCAGGTGGCAGCCCCGCGGTCGGTGGAGGTCTGGTGGCTAACGGTTACCGGCTCGCCCGGCGCGTCATCGGACAGGCGGATGATATTGCCTGGCAACAGTGCGAGGTCGTTACCGTGCTCGTCCTTTTCCGCCAGTGCGCCTACCGCAACCACCTTTCCCCCCGCCCGCAAATACTCGCCCAGCGCGCGGTGAGCCTGCGCTGAGAGCACAGGGTTATCCACGCTGAGCAAAACGGGCACCGCCCGCGCAAGGTCGGCGTCACACTGTGCATCATGCACAAACAGCGTATGCCATCCCCGCGAGCAGGCAACGTTATAGAGCAGAGTCCACCGGTGTTGCCACCACCGCCGCCATGTCGCGTCCGAGATAAAAATGCCCACCTGCGGTTGCAGGCGGGCACACCCTTCCAGCCACAGCGCAGCCGCCCGCAGTTCCCCAAACAGGCGTTTACACGCCGCTTCCGCGGGAGTGCCGCTGATGCCCCACTCTCCGTCCGGCAGGGAGCCTCTCCACTGCACCAGCCCGATATGCCACACGCCCATTCCCAGCGCTTCATACACCGCCCGTCGTGCGGATGCGGGAGAAAAGCTCCTGCCGCCGCCCTGTGCTCTGCTGTCCAGCTGCTTGTTCGCCAGACGCGGCGCCACCACCATCACCCCGAACGACGTTTGCATATCCAGCGTCAGGCGGTGAAGTCGTTCCGCGTCGTCGTCTATGGAGATGGGACCTGCCTCAAAGCCATCCGCCGCACCCGCCAGGTCGGTAAGGGGATAGCCCATCTTCACGCGGAAATCCAGCGCGAATGGGTTGCCGTGCGTGGGGATGAAAACGGGGCGGGTTGCGTCCAACTGGCGCAGGTGTGCGGTGTAAAGGGCGAATCGTTCGGTCATCACCGCTTCGCGGAACCGCCGCCACTGCGCAACGTCTCCGTTTTCCGGTAAACCGTGTTGCCGGCACCAGGCGCGGTAATGCGCCAGAGACTCGGGGCGAAAATCCCCTTCCGGCAACCCGAAGTAATCCGGGTAGCCCTGTTCACCGCCAATCACCCAGTAGCGCACCCGCTTTTGCTGGCGCAACAGGGGCACGGTTTCGCGCATCTGGCGCAGGGTGGCGTCGGTCAGCACCGGGTCATCGAAGGCAATCCATGGGTTCTCACCCGCGCGGATGATATTGCCGTCGCGGTCGCGCATGGCGGCTTGCGGATGCATCTGCCAGAACCAGTCGGGATACACCACAAAGAAGGCGTTATTGTGTTCGCCGATGCCAGCTCCAGCATCGACGCGCAGGTTTGCCAGCGTTGCAAAAGTGGACGTTCCCAGCGGCACAGGTGTGTCATGACGCGACGCGCGAGTAAAGAACCGCACTTTCCCACCGGCGTCCCGGCACTCGCCGATGATGCCCCATCCGCGCAGGGTCAGGTCACCCATGCGTACCAGAGTATCCTCCTGCACCGCCTGTCCCAGCCACACGTGGGCGTGAGACTTGCGCACCCCGATGCGCACCCGGTACCTCCCTGCGGGCAGTGGCTTTGCCGGTTGTAGCACCAGGTGTGGCTGGCGGCGTGGCTCTGTGTGCGCCCGCGCGAGTGGCGTCGCGGAAGCCTTCGCCACAAACAGCTCCCCCACCGCCTCGGCGTGTGAGTTGGAGGTGGTTACCAGCAGGTTGACCTGTGTCAGACCCGCTGGTGCGTCAAACTCCAGCACCATGCTGCGGCGGGTAGATACCTGCACCGGCGCGGGCAAAGGGCGTACGCCGTATCGAGCGCGTTCCTCTTTCAGGAGGTGCAGCGGCAAATGGAGTGAGGTGGCATTCGCTCCCGTGCGGTGTACCGCCCCGCGCAAATCTTCCGAACCTGTCCAGTGCCAGAAGCCGTACATTTCCGCCGGCTGTCGCTGCCAGTGCCAGAAAGCGGGATGAAGCAGGCGGGGCAGAAGGTCCGACATGTCTCACCTCACACTGGAAACGGTTTGTAAAGGGGGATATGGAAGAACCAGCTGGCAAACGCCAGCACGCCACACACCGCGTAGTCGCCCACAATCAGCCCGATGAAGAAAGGCACCGCCTTTTCGTACAGGCGCAATCCGCCAGCCCTCAACACCCCTGCTTTCACCGCACCAGCAATCACGATGGGCACCCACATCCACTCCAACGCGCCGCTTTGCGCCATCACGAACCCGCCCGGATGCAGGGGAAACCACAGGAACTGATGCCGTGCCGCCTGTAGCAACAGCACGAACACCGCCCCCCATCCCGCCGCCAGTAGCTGCGCAGTGTCGGGCTGAGGTGCAAGACCGTTCAGCTGGGAACGCAGGGTATCGAACGCCAGCCTGCCCTGATAGGTGCGCCACTGGTCGGTGACGGCGGATGCTGCGCCGTAGCGGTAATACACATCCAGCGCAATCCACAGGCTGGCAAAGATGCTCAGCAGGGAAGCAATGCCCAGCGGCACCAGAAAAGGCTTGCGGGGAATGCGTACCGTGTCCGCGAGCACCAGCATTTCGGAGTAGGTCGGCAGGGCGTGCGCCCGGAAGTCGCCAAACGAGAACCAGCGCAGGTATGCCAGCCCCACTCCCTCTGGAACCGGCATGGGCGAGCGCACCAGCGCGCGCGTCCACCACGCCACGTCGTTGCCGGGGTTCCAGATGGGTCCCAGTGCCGCCCTCAGCCAGCCGATGCTCACCATGCACAGAAAAAAGACCACAAACAGCGTCACCGCCGTCGCCGGACGCAGACCCAGCGCGATGCCAAAGGCGATTAACACCGCCAGCGAGGCTGCGAAAGCCACCCACCACAGCCTTTCTATCGGGTGGCGCAGAGATTCGACCACCCTCTCCCGTGCAGACCACGCCACCACCAGTGCGAGCGCCACAATGGCTCCCTGCGCCTGCTCCCCCGAATAGGGAAATCCGGAGCCTCCACCACCCGCCTGATTCAGCCCCCACATCCCTGCCATCAGGTTCTCCCCCTTCGACAACGCAAAAAAGAAGGCGCAGGAGAAGAGGATATTCGTGGGAACCAGTGCGAACAGCCCGATGACGCTCGGGTAAAAGGTCAGGTAGAGCGTGCCTATCCCGTTCCAGGGCGGGGGCAGTCGGCTGCCGATTTCGGTAGGCAACACGCGCAGTTCGGGCACCGATGGAACCATATAGTGTAAGGCGTTCAGCCCCTGAATCCCCACCGCCAGCGCGATGCCCACCCAGAGCATCGGTTTGCGGGCAGACCTCTCCTGGGTAAGCACCAGCGGCAGCTGCAGCATCGGGAAGGTGAGGCGTTCACGCCTCGCCCAGTGCAGGCTGAATACCGCTGCCAGACAGAACTGCGCTACCAGCAACACCGCGACGAAACCCGCCCACACCAGCACTGGCACCAGCCACGCCTTCCACACCTGCGGTAGATAGAGACTGGATTGCCCCACAAAGAACCCCTTCACCACCTCTGGCGAGCGCGGCGCGACCCACGCGGGGATATGCGCCCAGAACTCCTCCCATCGGTTGCCTGCGTTGGCAAACCAGAACGGCGCAGCCAGCGTGGTGACGAGAAACTGCACCATGCCCATCGTCGAGATGCCAACGGTGGCAGTCACCACCGCGTACATCCACAACACCTCGCGCCTGCCCAGCAGGGGAAACAGACGACGCACCAGCAACAGCCCAAGCAACACCACAACGGCAGCAACAGGCAGGGAGCTCGAGGCTAAATCCGCCGAGCGATACAGGATTTCGCTGCGGAAGACCCAGACGCACACCAAAGGCGCGAGCAGGATACCGCCTGCCGCGGCGAGCAGAGCGGACCGGGGAAGCTTTGCTCGCTTGCCCGTCGTCATGGTGCCTTGATGAGTGGCGGGTGCCTCTGCGGTATTTAACATCGGTTTGCCCTCTGCCGCGGGAACAGGCGGTCAGGCTCGCACCGGCGCCAACGCGCCTTACCCCCGCAACAACGCCATCAGGTCGCTCCAGAGCGCGTCGGCACGCACCGCCTTAATCCATCGGACGGTATCTCCGCCGACAGGGAACTCCAAATCCAGATTGTCCAGCAGACGGGGGCGGGGCAGAAGCTCCACTTCGGTCAAACCCAGCAGGTGCGCGGTGACCGTCTCATCCCAGATGGGCCAGGCGTCCTCCCTGCCCGTCGTCTGGCGGCACAGGTCGGGATGCTCGGCGAACCACCACTCCAGCAATCCCACCAGATAGTCTGCCGCCGCGCTGATTCCACCAAACCGCTCCTTCGCCTGTTCGCGCGAAAGAGTGAGACAGCGGATACACATCTCCGCACAGCCAATCGTGAGCGGCACGGAGGTTTCCAGAATCACCTGCCATGCTTTGGGGTCGTTCTGCACGTTGAACTCGCGCCCGCCGTTCGGCACGCTGTGAAACGCCATCGACACCATCCGCACCCGCTGCGCCAGCGAAGGGTCCAACAGCAGAGCCGAGGCAGCATCGGTCGCCGCGCCGATGGTTAGTAGCGTCAGCGGTTTCTCTGGCGAGTAATGTCGCGCCGTTTCCAGAATGAATTCGATCCCCTCGTTCTGCTGCGGCTTGCCCACGCTCTCCAGTGGTGTGCTGGAGCCGGGCACCACAGGCGGTTTTTCCTGTATCGGCAGGTGGTGCAGCACCTCCTGCGCTATCTCGGCGGAGCGTTGCGCCGTCAGATAAGGGGTATGCGTGGTGACAATGCCCAGCAGATTCACGCGCGGGCTTAAGGCCAGATGGGCAATCGCCCACTGGTCGTCGACCTCTGCCCCCACATCGGTGGAGAGCAGGGTATCGATGGCTTTATCCTTTGTTGTCACTGCGGTCTTTCACGCCTCCATCTTCGCAATGGGTCATCTCTGGCAAGCATATTCGGCAACCACTGCTTGCCTGCCTGCACTGTGGCGCAGGAGCCTGCGGTTCAGCCAAGAAATAGATGCACGAACGGAGGTGTTGGATGGTAAGGCGTCTGCGTTTTTCCGCACGCACGCCAGCCGAAGCGCGGCAGTGGCAGGCGCAGTGCCGCCAGAAGCTGATGGAACTCATGATGGGAGGGACACCGCCACCGCGCGTGCCGCTGCAGCCGCAGGTGCTTCGGCGCATCGAGGTGTCAGCAGGGGGATACATGCTGGAGGAAATCACCCTGCAAACCCTGCCGGACCGGCGCGTACACGCATGGATGGCGACTCCATGGAAGGTTCGGGGCAAAGTGCCTGCGGTGCTGGCGCTGCACGGGCACGGCGGCAGCGGCGAGCAAGTGGTTAAAGGCGAGGGGCTGTACTGGTACGGACGCACGCTGGCGGAGTTGGGCTATGTAGTCATCGCGCCCGACATCGGCTCGCACGACCTGCAACACGCCAGCTGGTCGCTGATGGGTGAGCGCGTGTGGGATAGCCTGCGCTGTATCGACTATCTGGTGAGCAGACCGGAGGTGGACGCCAGACGCATCGGCGTGGTGGGGCTGTCGCTGGGCGGAGAGACCACCATGTACGTCGCCGCGCTGGACGAGCGGGTGCGCCTCGCCTGCAGCAGCGGCTGGCTGACCACCGTGGAGAACATGAAGAACGGGCACTGTCC is a window of Bacillota bacterium DNA encoding:
- a CDS encoding nucleoside hydrolase codes for the protein MTTKDKAIDTLLSTDVGAEVDDQWAIAHLALSPRVNLLGIVTTHTPYLTAQRSAEIAQEVLHHLPIQEKPPVVPGSSTPLESVGKPQQNEGIEFILETARHYSPEKPLTLLTIGAATDAASALLLDPSLAQRVRMVSMAFHSVPNGGREFNVQNDPKAWQVILETSVPLTIGCAEMCIRCLTLSREQAKERFGGISAAADYLVGLLEWWFAEHPDLCRQTTGREDAWPIWDETVTAHLLGLTEVELLPRPRLLDNLDLEFPVGGDTVRWIKAVRADALWSDLMALLRG